Sequence from the Verrucomicrobiia bacterium genome:
AAAATCTGGATCTGCTTGCCGCTCACATTCTTTCCGAGGAATTCGTGGAGGCATATGGCCAGCGAATACACCTCCTCGCCAGTCGAACAGCCCGGAACCCAAATGCGGATCGGAATTTCGCTGTTCTTGTTCTTTGTAATTCCCGGAAGCACCTTCTTCTTGAGCGCCGCAAACACCTGAGGGTCTCGAAAGAAGCCAGTGACTTTGATCAGGATGTCATTGAAAAGCAGGTCGACCTCGGCCGGATTCTTTTGCAGGTGCCGCAGGTATTCCTGAAGGCTGCTCATCCTGCGCAGCACGATTCGCCGAAGGATTCGGCGCTTGAGAGTTGTGACCTTGTAAAACGTGAAGTCCACGCCCGTGGCGGATCGAAGCAGGGAAAAAATCCGGGTCAGGTCCGCATCCATCTCGGGTTGGGGAGCGTGCAACTCCTCGATCCTGGCGCGCGGCGCCGCCTGGGAAATACGCTTCAGCTCGCGCGCGATGTTTCCCGGCGACATGACAAAATCGACACATCCCGCCCGCACGGCACTCCCTGGCATCGCCCCGAATTTTGCAGAACGCTCCTCTTGCGCAAACGTGATCCCGCCCTCCGCCTTGATCTCCTGCAGACCCTCTGTGCCATCCACACCATTTCCAGAAAGCACAATTCCAACCGCCGCATTTCCCTGGTCCATGGCAAGGGACCGAAAGAAACGGTCGATCGGCAGGTTCGGCCCTTGAACTTCCTTGCGTGGTGTCAGATAGAGCACGCCGCCCGCGATTTCCAATGAACGGTCGGGCGGAATAACATACACGTGATTGGCCTCGACTACCGTTGCGTCCTGGATATCCCTCACGAGCATGGATGTCGCAGGTGAGAGGAGATGCGTCAGGCTGCTTGCGTGCGATGGATCCAAATGCTGCACCAGCACGAACGCCATGCCCGTGTCCGTGGGCAGATTCTCCAGCAGCTTCGAAAAAGCCTCCAAGCCGCCCGCCGACGCTCCGACTCCAACGATAAGAAACGGCTTGTTTCCGTCGGAAGAATGGGTGTTGATCCGCGACGTTGCGGCTGCCTCCTGAACCTCGGACTTTGCCGCTTGAGGATGGCCTGCTTCGCCGCCTTGCCCGGCCCCCATCGCAAAAGACGCGGCTGATTTCGATGAGCTTCGTGTGCTGCGCTTTTTCCGGGATCCTTCCACTGGCCGCGCAGAAGGGATTTTCGTGGTGGCCGGTTCGGGGAGCGGTGAAGATGCCTTGCGTGGCTTCGATTTCGGGCTTCGGGAGTTGGATGACTTTGACATTTGACCCGTTCGACAGTAACCGGAATTGAACGTGAGCTTAGAACCAGCCTCTACAAACGCAATCGCCATCTGCGCACGGCCACGACGCCACCGCGATTGGAAGGGTCATCGCGTTCAGAAACTGCGTTGGTATTTCGCTGCACATCTCTGCTCTTTACAAGCGCCCCAGCACCTCTTCCAGCAGCTTGATATCATGCGCAGCGGCGCTGGCGTTTTCTTTGTAACGTTTTTTTAATTGGGCGTTTGAACCCTCTGCAAGGTGCTCGTAAATCGCCTGGCTTTCCCGCAGCTTCCGCAAAGCAACCCAAACCGCGCGTTCAACGGCCTCGGAATGCCCTTCGGTGAAACTCTCAAACGAAAAGCGATGGCCGACATGGCAATGCAACTGTGTGGATTTCCCATTCTTAAACTCGAGCAGCGCGCCGCCGCAATCGGGGCATGTAAAGGCGATTGGCTCGTTGTTTGCCGCTATGTCTTCGGGCATTTCGCACTCATCTCCGGCAAGCTCAGGCAAATCCGTGACACGCTTGTTGGAAACCATCCGCACCAGCGCTCCTGCAATATCGCCGATCTTGAGGCATTGATCCGTCTTCACCTGCCGCATGACGTTTGAAGGCATGTCGGAGACTTCAGCATCGCTCGGATCCTGGACGATCACAGAGCCGCCGCGGGATTTCACTGCAAGCGCGCCCGCGCTGCCGTCGTCCAGCGCACCCGAGAGCACCACGGCCACAACTGATCGTCGATAAGCGCGCGCCGCGCTGCGGAACAATGTGTCCACGGCCGGGCGGTGACGATTCTCCCGCGGGCCCATGGTGGCAATGGCACAACCGCGCTTCACGATCAGGTGTCGATTTGCCGGTGCCACATAAACGCTTCCGGCGCGCAGCGGCGTCGGCTGCTCGGGGCTGGTCACAGGAAGTTTGCTGGAACGCTGGAGAACATCGCGCAGCGCACTGGAGTGTTCGGCAATATGGATCACCGCGAGGATGGGCGCCGGAAAGTCCGGCGGAATACCTCGAAGCAGCGAGCACAACGCCTGAATCCCGCCAGCGGAACCGCCGACGACGATGACTTTCTTCATCCCAAAGGGTAGCACGAGGCACGGGCCGCCGAGAGTGGTAGTTCTCACCAGCCCGTGAATACTGGGGAGAACCGCCGCCCAAAGGCCGGTCCTCTCGAAATCGGGGTTCGTTGCTGCGGGTAATGGCGTTGTTGGCCATTTGCTCTCTCCCAGTGCATAATGGAAGCATGAAAACCGTTGCGATCATCGGAGCATCGAGCAACCGCGGAAAGTTTGGGAACAAGGCAGTTCGCGCATTTCTACAGCAAGGTTACACGGTCTATCCCGTGAATCCCAATGAAGCTGAGGTCGAAGGATTGCCAACGTTCAAAAATGTGCGCGATGTTCCTGAACGGCCGCATATGATCAGCGTTTACGTGCCGCCTTCGGTTCTGTTGAAGGTGTTGCCTGATATCGCGGCGCGGGGATGTGACGAGCTGTGGCTGAATCCGGGAACGGAATCAGACGCCGTGCTGGAGGAAGCGAAACGCCTGGGGCTCAACGTTATTCAGGCTTGCAGCATCGTGGGAGTGGGTGTCTCGCCGTATCGCCTTTGAAGGCGAATCCATCACCTAACGCCATTGCCTGCAGCTATTTGCCTTTCAGCGCAGCCAGGCCGTAATCGCGGTTGAGCTTGGCGATAAAGCTGAGGCTGATTTCCTTCGGACACACGGCCTCGCACGATCCCGTCACTGTGCAATTGCCGAATCCTTCCGCGTCCATCTGCCGCACCATGTTCATCGCCCGGCGATCCTTCTCAGCCTTGCCCTGGGGCAGCAGGTTGAGGTGCGACACCTTGGCGGCAACGAACAGCATGGCTGACGCGTTCTTGCAAACCGCAACGCACGCTCCGCAACCAATGCAAGCCGCGGCGTCCATCGAAAGATCCGCATCAGTTTTGGGAACTGGCAATGCGTTGCCGTCCGGAGTTCCGCCCGTGTTGACGGAAACAAACCCGCCCGCCTGGATGATGCGGTCAAACGCCGCGCGATTCACCGCCAGGTCTTTGATCGTGGGAAATGCTTTGGCGCGCCAGGGTTCGATCGTGATGGTGTCGCCATCATGGAAATGGCGCATGTGCAACTGGCAGGTGGCCGTGCCTCGATGGCCGCCGTGCGGTATGCCGTTGATCACGAGCGAACACATGCCGCAAATGCCTTCGCGGCAATCAGAGTCAAAGGCGATCGGATCCCCGCCGGCCTGGATGATGTCCTCGTTAACGACGTCCAGCATTTCCAGGAACGACATGTCTTCGATGACACCCTTCGCCTGATAGGTTTCAAAGCGCCCCGCGGAGCTCGCGTTCTTCTGCCGCCAAACTTTCAGTGTAAGATTCATGACTAACGGAATGTTGCTAAAGCTTCTTACTTGTAACTGCGGGTGCTCATGTGCACTTCCTCGTACACGAGCGGTTCCTTGTGCAACACGGGCTTCTTGTCGAGCCCCTGGTATTCCCATGCGGCAACATACGAGAAGTTGTCGTCATCGCGTTGCGCCTCGCCATCAGGAGTCTGGAATTCCGTCCGGAAATGGCCGCCGCAAGACTCATTGCGATGCAACGCGTCGAAGCAGAGCAGTTCCGCAAACTCCATGAAGTCGGCAACACGGCCGGCATACTCGAGGTCCTGGTTGAACTCGCCGCCCTCACCCGTCACGCGCACGTTCTTCCAAAACTCATCGCGCAGTTCCGGAATGCGTTTCAATGCCTCCTTCAGTCCCGCCTCATTGCGCGCCATGCCGCACTTCTCCCAAAGCAGCTTCCCGAGTTCGCGATGAAAGGAAGTGACTGTGCGCTTGCCCTTGATGCCGAGCAAGCGATTGGTGAAGTTGCGGATGTCCTCCTCCACCTTCCTGAATTCCGGGTGGGTTACCGAAGGTTTTGCCTGCTTCGATGTCGCGAAATAATGGCCGATTGTATACGGCAGCACGAAGTAACCGTCCGCCAATCCCTGCATCAATGCACTGGCGCCCAGGCGATTGGCTCCGTGGTCGGAGAAATTCGCCTCGCCCACGCAAAACAAGCCTGGGATGGTTGTCATCAGGTTGTAATCCACCCAGGTGCCGCCCATCGTGTAATGCACCGCGGGATAAATGCGCATCGGCATTTGATACGCGTTTTCGCCCGTGATCTTTTCATACATGTCGAAAAGATTTCCGTAACGCTCGCGAATCTTGTCTTCGCCCAGGCGATTGATGGCATCGGCAAAATCAAGGTAAACGCCCAGTCCGCCGGGCCCCACGCCACGGCCGTCGTCACACGCTTCCTTGGCCGCTCGTGAGGAGATGTCGCGTGGCGCAAGATTTCCGAAACTCGGATATTTGCGTTCGAGGAAGTAATCGCGGTCCTGCTCGGGAATCGACGATACCGGCTTGCCGCAATCCTCCTTGCGCTTCGGAACCCAGACGCGCCCGTCATTGCGGAGCGATTCTGACATGAGTGTCAATTTGGACTGATGCTCTCCGCTGACAGGGATGCAGGTGGGATGAATCTGTGTGTAACATGGATTCGCAAAGGCTGCGCCCTTCTTATAGGCGCGCCACGTTGCCGTGACGTTGCAACCCTTGGCGTTGGTGGACAGGAAGAACGCGTTGCCATAGCCGCCCGTGGCCAGGACCACGGCATCCGCAGCGTGCGATGCGATCTCACCCGTAACCAGATTGCGCACGACAATGCCCTTGGCATGGCCGTCAACGAGGACCACGTCGAGCATTTCCGTGCGCGGATACATCTGCACCGATCCCAATCCAATTTGGCGGCAGAGCGCCTGGTACGCACCGAGCAGGAGTTGCTGGCCGGTCTGGCCGCGCGCGTAAAAGGTGCGGGAAACCTGGGCACCGCCGAACGAGCGGTTGTCGAGCAATCCTCCGTATTCGCGGGCGAATGGAACGCCTTGGGCAACGCATTGGTCGATGATGTTAACGCTCACTTGTGCCAGCCGATGCACATTCGCCTCGCGCGCCCGGAAATCGCCGCCCTTGATGGTGTCGTAGAAAAGCCGGTAAATGCTGTCACCGTCGTTCTGGTAATTCTTGGCGGCATTGATGCCACCCTGCGCCGCGATGCTGTGGGCGCGCCGCGGGCTGTCCTGGAAGCAAAAGCACTTCACGCGATATCCGAGTTCGGCGAGCGTTGCCGCCGCGGAGGCACCTGCAAGGCCGCTGCCTACAACGACGACATCAAATTTGCGCTTGTTGGCCGGATTGACGAGCTTCAGGTCGAATTTGTGCTTGTCCCACTTCTGACCGATGGGACCGGAAGGGATTTTGGAATCGAGGACCATATTACTTCAGCGCCTCCTTCCCGAAGCCAAAGAGGATGGCCGCGGGAATTGAGATGTAACCGAGAAAAATCAGGACTGCGAGAATGCGCGCCCCTTTGTCCAGGCAAGGTCCGTAAACCTTGTTCTTCCAGCCGAGCGATTGAAACATCGCGCTCGCACCGTGACTCAGGTGAACACACAGCAGACCAACGCCCAGTGCGTAAAAGAGCGACACCCAGACGTTGCTGAAGCCGATGATCATCATTCGGTAGACATCATGCCGATGCAGGTCGACTGTCCCGCGGATCGGTTCGGCAAACGATGGGTCGTGGAAATCAACACCTGTGAAGTTAACCGCCTTCACGCGCACGGTGTAATGCAGCAGGTGATAGATGATGAAAACGAAGACGATCAATCCGCTCATCATCATCGTCCGCGACGCGAAGGTGGACCCAACGGGTTTGTATTCGCGATAGCCCACGGGACGTGCCGCCATGTTCTGCGTGGTGAGCGTGACTGCAGACCAGATGTGCAGACCGATCATCGCGAGCAGGCCACCGCGTACGAGCCAGAGCCCCTCACCCAGGTTCTGCAGGAAGTGTCCGTAGCGGTTGATGGCTTCAGGTCCCAGGAAGATCTGCAAATTGCCGATCAGGTGACCGATGACAAACAAGAACAGACCACAGCCCGTGACAGCCATGATGTACTTCTTGCCCAAGGAGGTTCCGAAGATGTTGTTGATGACTTTCATTTAGCTGGCTCCCGACCAGGGGAAACGCGAAGGCAATCTACGTATCATTTGCGCGCACCGTCAATGTTGCAGTATTAGCTATAAGGATTTCCCGTTCGCAGCATTCAAATCCACTTATGCACATTCAATTCGGCGCACCAGGCTGAGGAGGTTCGGGACTGTCATCTCAGTTTCAACGTCTTGCCCGCGATCGAGCAGCACTGCCTGGAATCTTGCGTTGCGCGCGCCGTGCACATCCATTTCCAGACTGTCACCGACGTGAAGAATTGCCGCGGGGTCGACTTTGAGAACCGAAGCAGCCCGATCAAAAATGACACGGGACGGTTTGGGTGCGCCCACTTCGCACGAAATGAATTGCGACTCGAAATACTGCGCGAGTCCCACGCGATCGAGGAGGAGTCTCAGCCGTTCGTCCCAATTGGAAATGACTGCAAGCTTCACGCGCTGGGATGCCACGGCGTCCAACGCAGGCTTTACGTCGTCGAACACCTTCCAAACATCGGGTTCCGTGAAGCGTTCGTACAGGTCCGCGAAGAATGGCACTGAGCCGCCGGGAAATTGAAACGTCTCTTGAACCAGCTCCTCCCATCCGCGCCGCGTGTAATCGAACATGGCGCACGCACGCCACGCCTTTCCAAATCTCTCGTTCAAGAGCTGCGGGGAAGGGGGAACAAACCCGTTTCGCAGGGCGACTTCGGCATACACGTGACCGACTGATGGCCACGGGGAAATCAGTGTCCCGCCAACATCGAACGTGATCGCTTGAATTTTCGAGGAGGATTTGGCCATGCCTTCAGCGCCTGCCTGCCCATTCATTCAAGTGCCGTTCATCTCCTGCATCGGGCGGCGCAAGTCCCAGCAACTGGATCGCTTCGCCCACCAGGTAGAGCGATCCCGTGATCACCACAGTTTGGGGGGTTGCAGCGGGACGGATCGCTTCAGCCAGTGTGCTGCAAGCAATCACCTCCGCTGACGGATTCGATTGCACGCAGGCCTCGACAAGCTGCGCAGGCATCGCAGTCCGTTCATTCTGAACAGGCACCAACAAAATGCGTGGGGCCAGCGGGCTGAGTGCATGGCAGATTGCGGAGTAATCCTTGTCCAGCAGGATCCCCAGGATGAGCGTGCGTTGTTGGGATGCCTCCCGGCCCAAAGCACCTGCCAGCGCCTCAGCTCCCGCGATGTTGTGAGCACCATCCAGCAGGAAGCGCTGACCGTTTGCGGCGGTGAAACTCTGCATGCGTCCAGGCCAATGAACCGTCCCAAGCCCCGTCCGGATTGAGGATTCAGGAACGGGAAGGATTCCCTGCAAGGTTTCAATTGTCGCGATAGCTGTCGCCGCATTCCGACGCTGGTGAGCGCCCGACAGCGGTAATGGGACCTTCTCCAGTGACGGAAACATCGCTTCAAAGGGCTCAGCCTTGTGAACAGCAGAGCCGCACGCCTGCGCCGTGTCGACGATGACCTGGAGCGGCTCGTCTCCAGTTTCCCCCGTGATTACTGGCACGCCGGGTTTAATGATTCCGGCCTTTTCCGCAGCGATCTCGCGCAACGTGTTCCCGAGCCACTTCTGATGATCGAACTGGACGTTCGTAATGATGCTTGCCAGCGGTGTGACCATGTTTGTGGCGTCCAACCTCCCGCCGAGTCCCGTCTCCCAAATCACGACATCGCAATGCTGCTCCGTGAAGTAAACCAGCGCCATGACTGTGAGGGCTTCGAAAAACGTCGGGTGATTCTCTTGAGGAAATTGCTCCAGAAAGGGGCGGAGTTGGTTCACCAGGCGAATGACGTCATCGCGGGAAATCCACGTCCGGTCCACTTGCAAACGTTCACGGAATGAAACCAGGTGCGGCGAAGTGAACAATCCGGTTCGGTATCCCGCGGTTCGGTAGATGCTCTCGAGCATCGCACAGGTGGAACCCTTGCCATTCGTTCCGGCAACGTGGAGGAATCGAAGGTGCCGCCCAGGATTCCCCATCCTTCCCGTCAATGCTCGGACATTCTCCAAACCGAGCTTCGCGCCGAACCAACGAAGATCGTAGAGATATGCGAGCGCCTCCGCATACTGGTTGATTTGCTGAGTCATTCGAGCTGTTCGCAAAAGTTAGAACTGGCCCGGTCCAAAGCGAGAAGTTTCTGAACCGCTGCACTGCAGCCGAGAGAATCCAAACACACCGACCGGGACATTTCCAATGCTGCGCCACGACGGCACACAAAAGCCAGCCAATCGCCGTCACAGATTGTGTCATTTTGTCTTATTACTTGTTGAGGTTTATACGTAAGTCGTTGATTTTCAATGGTCAAAACTCCCGCACACTTGTGGCATAGGCAAAGCTAAAAGGATCGTGAAACAATCTGTGAAGAAAGGAATGAATATGAACGTAATACGATGGCAAAGACCTGTGCTGGCCAACTGGCCGAACCTGGATCGCTTGACCGGGCTGCGTGCTGAGTTGGATCGCTTCTTCGAAACCCCGCTTGCAGAGCTCGCTCGGAACTCACAGGTATTCAGCGGCTGGAGTCCAGCGCTGGATCTCTATGAGGACAGCGACAAGTTTACCGTCCACGTGGAGTTGCCCGGGATGAATAAGGAAGACATCGACATCTCGCTGCATGGCGGCAGCCTCAGCATCTCCGGTGAACGGAAAGTGGAGGAGAAACACGAAAGCTCTGAAGCCTACCGATCCGAACGTTACGTCGGACGATTCCAACGTTCCGTGCATCTGCCCGCGCCCGTTGCTGGAGATCGGGTCACCGCACAGTACAAGGACGGTGTGCTCACAGTGACATTGCCGAAGGCCGAAGAAGCCAAGGCGAAGCAGATCAGCGTGCAGGAAGGTTAACACAAATTCGGAGACGAAAGGAAAAGCATGAAAAGCGTTACTGAAGATCGCACAACAAACGGCACGACGTCGCGCAGCAATGGCTTCATCGGACCTGCTGTGGACGTTTACGAAACTGAGGACGGTTACGTTCTCACGGCTGAGATGCCCGGCGTGAACAAAGATGGGCTCGAAGTGACCCTCGAGGGAACTGAGATCACGATTATCGGCCGCCGCAATCAACTCGAGCGAACAGGCGAATCGTTGATCCAGGAGAGACTGAATGCGGACTACCGCCGCGTGTTCGAACTGGATCCCGCGATCGATACCGCACGGATCAGCGCGCGGGTGGATAAGGGGATTCTGACGCTGACCCTGCCGAAATCGGAGAAGGTTAAACCGAGGAAGATCAAGGTTAAGGAGTAATCAAGCGAACCTCCGGTTCTGCCCGGCGTTTCGAGGCAGAAGAATAACGAGACATCCTCCCGAACAATTCGGGGGGATGTTCTTTTTACGAAGCGTTGACCGGCGTTTCAGACGATTGCACAGCAGGGGGCACCTCAACCATCATGCGCGCTGCGTCGGATACAATATCCTCCATCATGCCATCCCCCAGCCTCGAACACGACGCGCAAACATTGGGGTCACGTGACATAGCGCCACCACCATTTGACATGGTTTCTCCGCAGCAGATACAGACAGTTGATTTCACCTGCCATGATTCCTCCGTCAACTCTGGAAATTTGCAATGCAAAGATGCTCACAAAGTGGGTAGGTAAAACCCGCAGTGGTCCGTATGTTTTCGTGGCGGACGGGAGCGGATAGGCAGAGAAATCGATGACTCGAAGGTGGTGGTAGGTGATGGATTCGAACCATCGAAGGCGTAAGCCAGCAGATTTACAGTCTGCCCCCGTTGGCCACTTGGGTAACCTACCGTCGCAAAGGGCGCACATTAAGCCACGTGGTCATGGCCTTGTCAACCTAGTCTCAGTAACCTAGCTTACGCAAATGTTCGACTCGCTCAGCAGCAAACTTCAGAACGCTTTTCGCAATCTGCGAGGGCTCGGAAAAATTTCCGAGGAGAACGTGTCCGATGCGCTGCGCGAAGTCCGCCTCGCACTGCTCGAAGCCGACGTCAATTTCAAAGTCGCGCGCGATTTCATCGAACGGGTCAAAACCAAATCCATCGGACAGGAGGTCGTCCAGAGCATTCAACCCGGCCAGCAGATCGTCAAACTCATCAGTGATGAGCTCGTCGCCCTGCTTGGATCAGAGAATTCCGGGCTCGAACTAGGCGGGAATCCATCGTCGATTCTGATGGTCGGCCTGCATGGCTCAGGAAAAACAACTTCGAGCGGCAAGCTCGCGCGGCTCTTGCGCAAGCAGGGTCGCGCACCACTGCTCGTCGCCGCGGATGTGTATCGTCCTGCTGCGATGGACCAGCTCGAAACGTTGGGCAAACAAATCGATATCCCTGTGTTCGTGAAACGCGGCGAATCCGACGTTCTCAAGATTGCGCGGGAGGCATTCGATTTCGCCCGCGCGAACCAGCGGACGACGTTGATTTTCGATACGGCCGGGCGCCTGCAAATCGATGAACCGCTCGTGCAGGAACTCGTGCGATTGCGGGACCTGGTCAAGCCGCAGGAGATTCTCCTGGTCCTCGACGCTGCAACGGGTCAGGAAGCGGTAAATGTCGCCAGCCACTTTGACCAGGCGCTGAATATCACGGGTTCAATCCTCACGAAACTGGACGGCGACGCTCGTGGCGGCGCCGCCCTGAGCATGAAGGCGGTCACCGGCAAACCCATCAAGTTTGCGGGCATGGGCGAAAAACTTGAGGATTTCGAACCGTTCCATCCTGAACGCATGGCATCGCGGATTCTTGGCATGGGCGATGTCGTCAGCCTTGTCGAAAAGGCAGCTGAAGCTGTTGACGCGGACGAGGCCAAGCGCCTTGAGGAGAAAATGCGCAAGGGCCAGTTCACACTGGAAGATTTTCTCGAGCAACTACGTCAGATGAAGAAGCTTGGATCGCTGGAGAGCATTGTCGGAATGCTGCCTGGCGGAGCCGAGGCGTTGAAGGACGCGGACCTCACAAAGTCTGAAAAGGAATTTCAGCAAATGGAGGCAATGATCTGCTCGATGACGTTCAAGGAGCGCCGCAATCCGCAAATCCTCAATGCGAAGCGGCGCGTGCGCATCGCCAAGGGCAGTGGAACGACAGTCGCCCAGTTGAACCTGATGCTGAATAAATTCGGCCAGATGCAGCAAATGATGAAGAAAATGGGCAAGTTTCAGAAGATGATGTCGAAGATGGGCGGCGGCGGCTTGCCTGGGATGCTTCGGCGGTAATCTGGATCCTGCCAGCCTGTTCAGCAACACGTCGGGGATCAGGCGCTTGCAGATCCGAAATTCGCGGGAAATTCGGCTTGTTTTCCACAGGACAGGTGATACTTTTTCCGGCCTTTGATTTATGAAAGCAGACATTCATCCAAAATATGTGGACGCGGAGATACGTTGCGCGTGTGGCAACGTAATCAAGACGCGCTCCACCAAGCCGACCGTCATTGTCGGTATTTGCAATAACTGCCATCCCTTCTATACCGGCCAGCAAAAGTTCGTCGATACCGCCGGTCGCGTGGACAAGTTCCAGCAGCGCGCTGCCAAAACCCAGGCGGCACAGGAAGCCTTTGCTTCCAAGAAGAAGAAGAAATAGCGATTTTCAGAACACCGCCCGCAACACCGTTTATCGGAGTTGCGGGCGGTCTCTTTTTATCTGCTCTTCGCCACTCGTGATTCCCGCTCGAGCTGTTCGTCCTCTTCGTGGCACGTTTTTGTGCTGGGATGAACCCGCGCTGTGACGACGATGCCAGGAACTCTGGACATGGATCTGATTCCCCACATTGATCGATTCGCCCGCCGCTTTGCAGAAGTCGAGGCGGCCTTGAGCGATCCGCGCCTTTTCGACAACCCGCAGCGCGCCCAGGAGCTTTCGCGCGAGTATGCGAACCTCAAGGAACTGGTCGCTGTGGGAACGCGCTTCAGGAAGGTCCTCGCCGACCTTGAAGACAATCGCGCCCTGCTTCGCGATGAGGCGTCCGATCCCGAGCTGGCGCAAATGGCCCGTGAGGAAATCGCACGGCTTGAGGAGGAACATCGCCGGCTCGCGCTCGAGCTGCAGAAAGGCATCGTTCCGCCGGATCCCACGGACTCGCGAAATACGATCGTCGAAATACGCGCCGGCGCCGGGGGCCAGGAGTCGGCCCTGTTCGCCGCCGACCTGTATCGCATGTACACCCGCTACGCCGAAACCTGCGGATGGAAGGTCGAAGGCCTCGATTCCAGCGCGTCGGATTTGGGCGGCTTCAAGGAAGTCGTGTTCCAGGTCAATGGCAGCGACGTTTACAAGCGCTTGAAATACGAGAGCGGGGTGCATCGCGTTCAACGCGTTCCAGCGACTGAAGCACAGGGCCGGATTCATACCAGCACATGCACGGTCGCGGTGCTGCCTGAGGCACAGGAGGTGGATATCGAGATCAAGCCTGATGATGTCGAAATCACGGTTTGCCGCGCGTCGGGCAAGGGTGGCCAGGGCGTAAACACGACGGATTCCGCCGTTCAGATTCAACACAAGCCGTCCGGGTTGATCGTGCGCTGCGCTGATGAGCGGTCCCAAATCAAGAACCGCGCCCGCGCAATGACCGTGCTGCGATCCCGTTTGCTTGAGCGCAAGATTGCCGAAGAGAACGCGAAATATGCGGCGCAACGCAAGGAACAGGTGGGGACTGGCGAACGGTCTGAAAAGATTCGCACGTACAACTTTCCGCAGAACCGCGTCACGGATCATCGCATCGAAGTCACGTTATACAATCTCGCGAACGTGATCGAAGGCGACCTGAATCCCTTGCTGGATCCGTTGATGGCGCACGACCTCGAGCAAAAACTTGCCGCCCTGAATTTATGATCAAAGGATTGATTTTTGATTGCGACGGAACGCTGGCCGACACAATGCCTCTGCATTGGCGCGCATGGCAGATCGTCTCCGCGCGCTACAAACTGCACTTTCCGGAGGAACGCTTTTACTCGCTGGGTGGCGTGCCTTCGCGCGACATCCTCAAGATGCTCGCGGAAGAGCAGGGC
This genomic interval carries:
- a CDS encoding succinate dehydrogenase cytochrome b subunit, which translates into the protein MKVINNIFGTSLGKKYIMAVTGCGLFLFVIGHLIGNLQIFLGPEAINRYGHFLQNLGEGLWLVRGGLLAMIGLHIWSAVTLTTQNMAARPVGYREYKPVGSTFASRTMMMSGLIVFVFIIYHLLHYTVRVKAVNFTGVDFHDPSFAEPIRGTVDLHRHDVYRMMIIGFSNVWVSLFYALGVGLLCVHLSHGASAMFQSLGWKNKVYGPCLDKGARILAVLIFLGYISIPAAILFGFGKEALK
- a CDS encoding succinate dehydrogenase/fumarate reductase iron-sulfur subunit, with amino-acid sequence MNLTLKVWRQKNASSAGRFETYQAKGVIEDMSFLEMLDVVNEDIIQAGGDPIAFDSDCREGICGMCSLVINGIPHGGHRGTATCQLHMRHFHDGDTITIEPWRAKAFPTIKDLAVNRAAFDRIIQAGGFVSVNTGGTPDGNALPVPKTDADLSMDAAACIGCGACVAVCKNASAMLFVAAKVSHLNLLPQGKAEKDRRAMNMVRQMDAEGFGNCTVTGSCEAVCPKEISLSFIAKLNRDYGLAALKGK
- a CDS encoding folylpolyglutamate synthase/dihydrofolate synthase family protein translates to MTQQINQYAEALAYLYDLRWFGAKLGLENVRALTGRMGNPGRHLRFLHVAGTNGKGSTCAMLESIYRTAGYRTGLFTSPHLVSFRERLQVDRTWISRDDVIRLVNQLRPFLEQFPQENHPTFFEALTVMALVYFTEQHCDVVIWETGLGGRLDATNMVTPLASIITNVQFDHQKWLGNTLREIAAEKAGIIKPGVPVITGETGDEPLQVIVDTAQACGSAVHKAEPFEAMFPSLEKVPLPLSGAHQRRNAATAIATIETLQGILPVPESSIRTGLGTVHWPGRMQSFTAANGQRFLLDGAHNIAGAEALAGALGREASQQRTLILGILLDKDYSAICHALSPLAPRILLVPVQNERTAMPAQLVEACVQSNPSAEVIACSTLAEAIRPAATPQTVVITGSLYLVGEAIQLLGLAPPDAGDERHLNEWAGRR
- a CDS encoding HAD-IA family hydrolase — encoded protein: MAKSSSKIQAITFDVGGTLISPWPSVGHVYAEVALRNGFVPPSPQLLNERFGKAWRACAMFDYTRRGWEELVQETFQFPGGSVPFFADLYERFTEPDVWKVFDDVKPALDAVASQRVKLAVISNWDERLRLLLDRVGLAQYFESQFISCEVGAPKPSRVIFDRAASVLKVDPAAILHVGDSLEMDVHGARNARFQAVLLDRGQDVETEMTVPNLLSLVRRIECA
- a CDS encoding chemotaxis protein CheB encodes the protein MKKVIVVGGSAGGIQALCSLLRGIPPDFPAPILAVIHIAEHSSALRDVLQRSSKLPVTSPEQPTPLRAGSVYVAPANRHLIVKRGCAIATMGPRENRHRPAVDTLFRSAARAYRRSVVAVVLSGALDDGSAGALAVKSRGGSVIVQDPSDAEVSDMPSNVMRQVKTDQCLKIGDIAGALVRMVSNKRVTDLPELAGDECEMPEDIAANNEPIAFTCPDCGGALLEFKNGKSTQLHCHVGHRFSFESFTEGHSEAVERAVWVALRKLRESQAIYEHLAEGSNAQLKKRYKENASAAAHDIKLLEEVLGRL
- a CDS encoding CoA-binding protein: MKTVAIIGASSNRGKFGNKAVRAFLQQGYTVYPVNPNEAEVEGLPTFKNVRDVPERPHMISVYVPPSVLLKVLPDIAARGCDELWLNPGTESDAVLEEAKRLGLNVIQACSIVGVGVSPYRL
- a CDS encoding fumarate reductase/succinate dehydrogenase flavoprotein subunit, with translation MVLDSKIPSGPIGQKWDKHKFDLKLVNPANKRKFDVVVVGSGLAGASAAATLAELGYRVKCFCFQDSPRRAHSIAAQGGINAAKNYQNDGDSIYRLFYDTIKGGDFRAREANVHRLAQVSVNIIDQCVAQGVPFAREYGGLLDNRSFGGAQVSRTFYARGQTGQQLLLGAYQALCRQIGLGSVQMYPRTEMLDVVLVDGHAKGIVVRNLVTGEIASHAADAVVLATGGYGNAFFLSTNAKGCNVTATWRAYKKGAAFANPCYTQIHPTCIPVSGEHQSKLTLMSESLRNDGRVWVPKRKEDCGKPVSSIPEQDRDYFLERKYPSFGNLAPRDISSRAAKEACDDGRGVGPGGLGVYLDFADAINRLGEDKIRERYGNLFDMYEKITGENAYQMPMRIYPAVHYTMGGTWVDYNLMTTIPGLFCVGEANFSDHGANRLGASALMQGLADGYFVLPYTIGHYFATSKQAKPSVTHPEFRKVEEDIRNFTNRLLGIKGKRTVTSFHRELGKLLWEKCGMARNEAGLKEALKRIPELRDEFWKNVRVTGEGGEFNQDLEYAGRVADFMEFAELLCFDALHRNESCGGHFRTEFQTPDGEAQRDDDNFSYVAAWEYQGLDKKPVLHKEPLVYEEVHMSTRSYK